TGCGCCTCGACCGCCGCGCCATCGCCGTCGCCATCGCCCGGCTCGACGCGCAGGCGGGCCGTTTTCGCGGCGGCTGCCCGCCCGGCGAACTCTCCATCGCCTTTCTCACCGACCCCGCGCTCGCCGCGCTGCACGCGAGCTTCCTCGACGATCCGACGACCACCGACGTCATCACCTTCGAGGGCAACCCCGCCCTCGGCGTCGCGGGCGAAGTCTGCGTCTCGGCCGACACCGCCGCCGCCTATGCCGCCGCGCACGGGCGCGACTTTTCCGCCGAGCTCACGCTCTACGTCGTCCACGGCTGGCTGCACCTCGCCGGCTACGACGACCTGCGCCCGCAAAAAAAACGCCTCATGCGCGCTGCCGAGAAACGCGCCATGGCCCTGCTTCACGACGCCGGGGCGGAGCCCGTTTTCCAACTCCGCCCCGCGCGCAAACCGGCGTGACACACGGCGAGGCCGGCGCTGAACGCGAACTACCATCCGCATCGGGCTGACCTTTTTCAAGCCCACTTCCCCCGACCGCAGCGTGCGCGAACTGCCACCGGCAGGCTGCGTGACACCCGCATAAAGCTGACGATGCGCCCTCCCTTCACGGCTTGCGCCAAACCTACCTGCGGCCAGCTCGCCCAAAAGCAACAGGCAGCCATGCCAAGACCACTCGTGCCCCTCGCGCTTTATGCGTGACTGCGCGCAGGATGCGAATCCCCATCCGAGGCACGCACGATTAAAGCAATTTTCGTTTATTCTGTCGCAAATAAACAGCGGCCCCGTAGGGCCTGACCTTGCGTCAGGCCGCGATGTTTCCAGTGCGCAACGCGGCTCCTTCATCCATGCCAGCCTGGCTCGACGCAAGGTCGAGCCCTACATGCGATAGAACAAACGAAAATTGCTCTAAAACCGAATTTATGCAGACCGAGCGACGGGTTTTTCCAAATCCGCCGCCAAGAAACCCTGGTTAACCGGAATTCAAACCGGCGAAAATCATTCGTGTAGGCAGCCATTATTGATAAACAAAAGTAAATTTGACAGCCGTCCCAAAAATCATTCGCTAGGCCCCGACAGCATGAAAATGCAAAGAATTTTCCTTCTGTCGCCAAAATGCTTCTGCCACTTGCCACAGCGTTCAATTTTGCCGGCTGCATGCGCAGCGGAGCGAACGCTATTGCAAGTAATTCGGGGGATGGACCGGGCCGCGTAATCTTTTGTTACATAAATAGTTTTAACTCTATAGCCGGAATAACTGCGCAAAGCGCAAAAGACATACGTTGGCCGGTATGGATACGCGGCGGCCACGGAGGGATCGCGCCGCGCCGCGATTTGATGCCGGTGAGACATCAGGACTGCATGCACCCCCTGCATCCGCGTTCGTCGGCTCCACGACCCCGTCTCTTCGCCTAGGAAATCGCAGAAGAGCCAAGCCTGCCAATGACCCGCAGCATCACTTTCATATTGTAAAAATAAAATGAATATAGCCCTTCACGCTCTCCGCCTTCCGGTCGCAGCTCTTCTGGCTTCCGTCCTCTCGGCACCCGCCCTTCGCGCCCAAGTTTCCGGCACTTTCACCGGCTCCGGCACCAACTGGGCCGACGCCGCCAACTGGTCGCCCGCCGCCGTCCCGGACAACTCCGGCGACGCCGCCACATTCAACGTCACCTCGAACACCTCCCTCGCCAACAAGACCGTCACCCTCGGCGGCGCGGGCCAGCAGCGCACGCTCGGCGCGCTCACCATCGTCGGCGGCCCGAGCGTGAACGCCTCCGGCACGCTCACCCTCGGCGCCGCCGGACAGGTGCTCCGCTTCGACAACGGCCCCGCCGACGCGCTCCTCTCGCTCTCCGGCGGCGTCAGCCTGCGCCTCCTCGCCGATGTCTCCGCCGCCGGCAACCTCGCCATCCAGAACGACTCCGGCATGGTCGGCTCCATCACCCTCGCCGGCGACACCGCCGTCACCGGCACCGCGCTCTTCTCCAACGCCGACCCCTACGCCGCCATCACCGTCTCCGGCCCCTTCTCCGCCGCCGCCCTCTCCAAGGACGGCGCGGGGCGCCTTGTCCTCAACTCCGCCGCCACCATTGCCGGCCCCGTCAACTTCAACAACGGCACCCTCGTCATCGGCGCCGATAATGCCCTCGGCTCCGGCACGCTCGTCCTTGCCGGCTCCGGCGCACGCCGCATCAACCTCGCCAACGCCACCGGCCGCACCCTCGCCAACGCCATTGACCTCTCCTCTATCGACCTCGCCGTCGGACGCGAGGACCAGGCCACCGCCACGACCACCGGCACTCTCACCCTCAACCCCGCCGCCGCCGCCCTCTCCTCCATTGGCGCGGGCCAGCGCGCCATCACCGTCGATGCCCTCACCAGCCTTGTCTTCGGCGCGAACCAGTCCTTCTCCGGCGCGGGCACGCTCGTCAAGCAGGGCGGCGGCGTCCTCACCCTCGGCGGCGCGCAGAGCACCTTCGCCGCGCTCGATGTGCGCCTCGGCGCCGTGCGCGGCAGCCTCTCCGGCGACATGACCCTCGGCTCCGGCCCCAGCATCTTCGGCGCGGGCAACATCACCGTCGATGGCGGCAACACCATTCTCGAAGTCACCTCCTCCAACCCCGCCGCCACCCTCACCCTCGGCGCGGGCGCGGCCATCACCCTCTCCAATTACGCCACCTTCCGCCTGACAAACGCCACCCTCGCCCTTCTCGATGGCGCCATCGACCTCGGCGGCACCGGCATCCTCGACTACGGCTCCGGCAGCGTCATCCTCGGCAGCACGCAAATCCTCAACGCCCCCGCCGCCGGCTTCAACTTCGGCGCAAACCTCGTCTTCACCGACGCCACCGGCATCGCCGCCAATTCCGCCCACCGCTTCAATCTCACCGGTGCCGGCGCGCAGACGCTCAGCTACGACACCCGCTACGGCTCCGCTCTCGCCGGCGCCATCACTGTCAACGCCGCCATCGTGAAAACCGGCTCCGGCGTCACCAGCCTCGACTCCTCCATCACCACGCTCTCCCTCGCCAACACCCTCCGGCTCGACGCCGGCGTCTTCGACCTCGGCGCGACCTCCAGCCTCGACGCCGCCGGCGGCGTTTCCATCGGCGCGGGCAGCCTCTCCCTCGGCAAGACCGGCCAGCTCGCCGGCGCGCTCGCCTTCGACGGCGCCTCCACCGGCTACGTCCGGCTCAACGGCTATTCGCAAACCCTCTCGGGCGTGGCCGTCGGCGCGGGCACGCTCGCCCGCATCCAGCTTGGCGGCGACATCGCCACCGCCACCACTCTCGACCTCGGCGCGCTCTCCTTTGCCGACACCGCGGGCATCCTCGGCATCTACGGATACCTCCCCGGCGCGAGCACGGACCGCGTCCTCCTCGCCGCCTCGCCCACCGCCGGCCAGCTTGCAAACCAGGTCTGGTTCCACGGCTACAATCCCGGCGCGACCTGGGCCTCCGGCGAACTCCTCATCCCCATGCTTCCCGACGGCATCACGCCCGACTTCCTCCAGGCCGAGTGGACGG
This genomic stretch from Termitidicoccus mucosus harbors:
- the ybeY gene encoding rRNA maturation RNase YbeY — protein: MPVREISIHNAHPRLRLDRRAIAVAIARLDAQAGRFRGGCPPGELSIAFLTDPALAALHASFLDDPTTTDVITFEGNPALGVAGEVCVSADTAAAYAAAHGRDFSAELTLYVVHGWLHLAGYDDLRPQKKRLMRAAEKRAMALLHDAGAEPVFQLRPARKPA